The DNA window CTGGGAAAAGCATTGTATGATAAAGATCCTACAAATCTTGATGTCCTGCTGATCCTTCTCCGGTCTTATGATTCTTTAAAAGACGGGACTAATTTCATGCACCATCTGAATCAGCTTCGTACATTGACGGATGGGATAAAGAGTTCAGGAGACGGAAAAACTGAAAAGACAGCTTACCTTGTCAACTCTATCGGAGACGAATATATCCTTCTGAATATCCTGAATATAGGAAAGGAGTATACGCGGAGCTCGAAGCCATCCAGAAACGGCATGTTTGATATATGGGAAAAAGACGGTCGGCAGATCTATATCAAAATACTTTATTTAGAACTTACCAATTAATCTTAAAAAACACTAGTGGAATTATATTATTCATTTTCAGCATTAATCGTATTAGCATCCATATTTGCCTATCTAAATTACAGGTTTTTAAAACTTCCGAGTACTATCGGGATCATGGTGATTGCCATTGTGGTTTCCATTTTTCTGGTATTGTTTGGTGAAACTATTCTTCCAAGAACTTTTGGACATCTCAATAACCTGATGAACAGTATTGACTTTACAGAAGTTTTGATGGGAGCAATGCTTAATTTCCTTCTTTTTGCAGGAGGAATTCATATTAACATTAATGATCTCAAAGAACAGTTCAGGCCGGTGGTCATATTTTCTACGGTTGGTGTTGTTATTTCCACTTTTGTAGTAGGCTTCGTGATGTTTTATCTCCTGCCGTATGTAGGAATTCAGCTTCCTTTTATCTATTGCCTTGTTTTTGGAGCATTAATTTCTCCAACTGACCCGGTAGCGGTTTTAAGTGTTCTGAAGCAGGCTAATGTTTCCAAATCTCTTGAAACGAAAGTGGCAGGAGAATCTCTCTTCAATGACGGTATGGCTGTTGTGGTTTTTACTGTTGTTTTACAGTTGGCAGTGGGAAAAGAAGTGGATCTTGGTGTTGAAAATATCGGACTACTTTTACTTCATGAAGCGGGAGGAGGTCTTTTATTAGGAGTTTTATTAGGTTGGGTTACTTCAAGATTAATGCGTGAAGTAGATGATTATATTATTTCCGTATTGGTAACGCTTGCTGTGGTAATGGGAGGATATCTTATTGCAAGACAGATGCATATTTCAGGGCCATTAACCATGGTGGCGGCAGGATTATTTATGGGGAATTTTAACAGAAGTTTCAAAATGAAATCTGTTACTCAGGATTATCTTATTAAATTCTGGGAGCTTATTGATGAAATTCTAAATGCTGTATTATTCCTTTTTATCGGATTTGAACTTTTGATGATCAAGGATCTGAAGCACTTTATGATTCCTGGTCTTCTGGCAATTGTTGTTGTTCTTTTTGCCCGATTTATTTCGATCTGGGGGCCTACCAAGTTTACCTCTTTAAGAAGGAGTTTTAGCCCGCAAACTGTAAAGGTGCTGGTTTGGGGAGGAATCCGTGGAGGAGTGTCCATTGCCTTGGCTATGTCTATTCCTAAAAGTGAGTACAGTGAAATCATATTGAGTATTACTTATTGTGTAGTGGTGTTCTCTATTATTGTTCAGGGACTCACCATTGCTAAAGTGGCAAATCCTAAGGAAATTGCCAATGAAGAAGCGGAGGAGAGTGCGGTTTCGGAAGAAAAAATTTAACCCTGCAAATTAAATGAGTAGCATTGTTAAAGAGATCCAAGAGGCGCTGGCTGTATTATCTATTCCTGAAAAAGCTGAATTTTTTCCAAGATTTTTCAAAACAGGGAAGGGAGAATATGGCGAGGGAGATTTGTTCCTGGGCGTTACCGTTCCGGACCAGAGATCTGTAGCTAAAGAATATTACTCAAAAATAAATTTAAATGATCTAAGCGAGCTCCTTTCTTCAAAATATCATGAACATAGGCTCACGGCACTTTTTATATTGATTTCAAAATTTGAAAAAGCAAAGGATCAGATTGTTAAAGAGGAAGTTGTCAAATTTTATCTTAACCATTTGCCTCATGTCAATAACTGGGATCTCGTAGATTCAAGCTGCTATAAGATTTTGGGCAGATATGCCTTTGAAAACCAGAAAGAAAATCTGCTGAGAGAGTTGTCAGAATCTGAAGATATGTGGCATAAGAGGATTGCTGTTGTGGGAACAATGCATTACATTAAAAAAGGATCTTTTGATTTGACTAAAGAATTTGTGACAAGAAATCTGAAACACTCTCATGATTTGATGCACAAGGCAAACGGATGGCTTTTGCGGGAAATGGGAAACAAAAATGAAACTGAATTGACAGACTATTTGAATAAATATTACCAGGAAATGCCCAGAACCTGTCTGCGCTATTCCATTGAAAAGTTGGATGAAAATATACGTCAGGATTATTTAAAAGGCAGAATATGATGGATTGTCTGTTTTGGAAAACGGTTGTTCATTATTTTTTACACCTGGTCTTTCCGGTATTTATTGCTTTAATTTTTTATCCTAAAAATTGGAAAAAAGTATATCTTATTCTTTTGGCAACGATGCTTGTAGATCTGGATCATCTTTTTGCCAACCCTGTTTTTGATCCGTCAAGAAATAGTATAGGATTTCATATTCTACATTCATATTATGCCATTGCGGTGTATTTTTTGATGCTCTTTTTTAAAGGAAATATCAGAATTATTGCCATCGGACTTTTATTTCATATGTTGACGGATTTTCAGGACTTTAGTTTCTGGTGTCATTAAAATATCATTAATATTTTCTTTTGATATTTCAAATTTCATAGATTTTTTGTATTTTGTAGTCACTTTATGAGATTAAAAGAACTTTTACATTACACGTATATCTTTCCTGTCCTTGCGGTAGTTTACTACTTTTCCGGATTGATGGGAAATGGTGTTATTTATGATATTATCGCAGGAATTTTATTAATCGGTAGTGTTTTATCGGCAGTGCACCATGCGGAAATGGTCGCTCATAAAGTAGGAGAGCCATTCGGAACAATCATTCTGGCGCTTTGTATTACCATTATTGAAGTCGCATTGATCATCTCACTGATGGTCGCCGGCGGAGATCAGGCAATCACGTTGGCCAGAGACACGGTTTTTGCTGCCGTAATGCTTATTCTTAATGGTATTTTGGGAATCTGTATATTGGTAGGCGGCGTGAAATATCATGAACAGTTCTTCGCAAGAACTTCTGCGACTACTTATCTGGTAAGTACAGTTTCAATTCTGGTTCTTAC is part of the Chryseobacterium lactis genome and encodes:
- a CDS encoding DUF4919 domain-containing protein, whose amino-acid sequence is MKYHFFLLFILFSVFGFGQKSKIDLKAIEKNLKNPDSPYNYDKLIFKYKGYPKSLDSIEAQHLYYGRNFRNDKIATSDERFKSLAEAFKQSNFEECIKLGKALYDKDPTNLDVLLILLRSYDSLKDGTNFMHHLNQLRTLTDGIKSSGDGKTEKTAYLVNSIGDEYILLNILNIGKEYTRSSKPSRNGMFDIWEKDGRQIYIKILYLELTN
- a CDS encoding DNA alkylation repair protein, whose amino-acid sequence is MSSIVKEIQEALAVLSIPEKAEFFPRFFKTGKGEYGEGDLFLGVTVPDQRSVAKEYYSKINLNDLSELLSSKYHEHRLTALFILISKFEKAKDQIVKEEVVKFYLNHLPHVNNWDLVDSSCYKILGRYAFENQKENLLRELSESEDMWHKRIAVVGTMHYIKKGSFDLTKEFVTRNLKHSHDLMHKANGWLLREMGNKNETELTDYLNKYYQEMPRTCLRYSIEKLDENIRQDYLKGRI
- a CDS encoding cation:proton antiporter, which codes for MELYYSFSALIVLASIFAYLNYRFLKLPSTIGIMVIAIVVSIFLVLFGETILPRTFGHLNNLMNSIDFTEVLMGAMLNFLLFAGGIHININDLKEQFRPVVIFSTVGVVISTFVVGFVMFYLLPYVGIQLPFIYCLVFGALISPTDPVAVLSVLKQANVSKSLETKVAGESLFNDGMAVVVFTVVLQLAVGKEVDLGVENIGLLLLHEAGGGLLLGVLLGWVTSRLMREVDDYIISVLVTLAVVMGGYLIARQMHISGPLTMVAAGLFMGNFNRSFKMKSVTQDYLIKFWELIDEILNAVLFLFIGFELLMIKDLKHFMIPGLLAIVVVLFARFISIWGPTKFTSLRRSFSPQTVKVLVWGGIRGGVSIALAMSIPKSEYSEIILSITYCVVVFSIIVQGLTIAKVANPKEIANEEAEESAVSEEKI
- a CDS encoding DUF6122 family protein, with amino-acid sequence MMDCLFWKTVVHYFLHLVFPVFIALIFYPKNWKKVYLILLATMLVDLDHLFANPVFDPSRNSIGFHILHSYYAIAVYFLMLFFKGNIRIIAIGLLFHMLTDFQDFSFWCH